One segment of Cetobacterium sp. NK01 DNA contains the following:
- a CDS encoding RelA/SpoT domain-containing protein: MLDNTIDREEFFKAFCITEEYFHSTGLNWDELMKIYADYIKLVPYLEKEAEHIVSKLIDSEGVHSVRRRVKRATHLIEKIIRKGRKYADRGINVENYKEIITDLIGIRVLHLFKDDWRGIHCEITKLWDTKETPQINIRRGDYNIQDLKNTIQDLDCEIIVRDHGYRSIHYLIGVPVTKQDEVLVEIQVRTVFEEAWSEIDHLMRYPYDVDNPIITEYLGIFNRIVGSADEMGMFIKKIKKEFSNGKGLEDNFRELDLKFK; encoded by the coding sequence ATATTAGATAATACAATAGACAGAGAAGAATTTTTTAAAGCTTTCTGTATAACAGAGGAGTATTTTCACTCAACTGGTCTTAACTGGGATGAGCTTATGAAAATTTATGCTGACTATATAAAATTAGTTCCTTATTTAGAAAAAGAAGCTGAACACATAGTATCTAAATTAATTGATAGTGAAGGAGTTCACTCAGTTAGAAGAAGAGTAAAAAGAGCAACACATCTTATTGAAAAAATCATAAGAAAAGGTAGAAAATACGCAGATCGTGGAATAAATGTAGAGAATTACAAGGAGATTATAACTGATCTTATTGGAATACGTGTGCTACATTTATTTAAAGATGACTGGCGTGGAATTCATTGTGAAATAACAAAATTATGGGATACAAAAGAAACTCCTCAAATAAATATTAGACGAGGGGATTATAATATCCAAGATCTCAAAAATACAATTCAAGATTTAGATTGTGAGATTATAGTTAGAGATCACGGTTATAGATCGATACACTACTTAATAGGAGTTCCAGTTACAAAGCAAGATGAAGTACTTGTTGAAATTCAAGTAAGAACAGTTTTTGAAGAAGCTTGGAGTGAGATTGATCATTTAATGAGATATCCTTACGATGTAGATAATCCAATTATAACTGAATACTTAGGTATATTTAATAGAATAGTTGGAAGTGCTGATGAAATGGGGATGTTTATAAAAAAAATAAAAAAAGAGTTTTCTAATGGAAAAGGTTTAGAAGATAATTTTAGAGAGTTGGATTTAAAATTCAAATAA
- a CDS encoding SIR2 family protein → MSFFNKFNDTDKINLFLGDFLVRNAGYPTRRELAKLLMKDMKENIKGYIRDENSLFQVSQVYLDGVVSSRSSLLKKIKNLYETNRETAEVLNIFSESNKINAVFSTDYDIVLDDINSNKVVKILPTDEELAMASNGEVKHYKILGDVNRHEKIFVSIQDFRKLKVLDFYKNFFRGIKEDIENYPTLILGLDLNNSDFIDMLEAVLTDVNTKDVIYAVSNSNVLKTKTIERLNELGVKLLPHSEEEFFKELKGYLCSNSMDESELKEAYIGKKLFR, encoded by the coding sequence ATGAGTTTTTTCAATAAATTTAATGATACAGATAAAATTAATCTTTTTTTAGGTGATTTTTTAGTAAGAAACGCTGGATATCCAACAAGAAGAGAGTTAGCAAAACTGTTAATGAAAGATATGAAAGAAAATATAAAAGGTTATATAAGAGATGAAAATTCTTTATTTCAAGTTAGCCAAGTTTACTTAGATGGAGTTGTTAGCAGTAGAAGTTCATTATTGAAAAAAATCAAAAATTTGTACGAAACAAACAGAGAAACTGCAGAGGTACTAAATATTTTCTCTGAAAGTAATAAGATTAATGCTGTTTTTTCAACAGATTATGATATAGTTTTAGATGATATAAATTCAAACAAAGTAGTTAAAATACTACCGACAGATGAAGAGTTGGCAATGGCATCGAATGGAGAGGTTAAGCATTACAAAATCCTTGGGGATGTGAATAGACACGAGAAGATTTTTGTTTCTATCCAAGACTTTAGAAAGTTAAAAGTTTTAGATTTCTACAAAAACTTTTTTAGAGGTATTAAAGAGGATATAGAAAATTATCCAACGCTAATTTTAGGATTAGACTTAAATAACTCAGATTTTATAGATATGCTAGAGGCTGTATTAACAGATGTAAATACTAAAGATGTTATTTACGCTGTAAGTAATTCAAATGTTTTAAAAACAAAAACAATTGAAAGATTAAATGAGCTAGGAGTAAAACTTCTGCCGCATAGTGAAGAGGAGTTTTTTAAAGAACTAAAAGGATATTTATGTTCAAACTCAATGGATGAATCTGAATTAAAAGAGGCATATATTGGAAAAAAGCTCTTTCGGTAA
- the mnmA gene encoding tRNA 2-thiouridine(34) synthase MnmA, whose product MNLEFNKENENKVIAVAMSGGVDSSTVAYLLKKQGYKIFGVTMKTCGEEDKDAKRICDDLGIEHYLLDVTEDFGKEVIDYFVDEYSSGRTPNPCMVCNRKIKFGKLIEFAKELGAEALATGHYANIIDGTLAIGDDMNKDQVYFLSQIKKENLKYIIFPIGKMEKPSVRELAKDLGVRVYAKKDSQEICFVEDGKLKEFLMEKTGGKIGKPGQIVNLKGKVLGKHNGLAFYTIGQRKGLGIASANPLYVIELDRKNNRVIVGSNEDLMKNTLIANQLNLFLVEDVKELDGMDCFVKARSRDKLHPCKVKVVDKDTIEILFTEDNVRAVTPGQGAVLYTEDGKVIASSFIIK is encoded by the coding sequence ATGAACTTAGAGTTTAATAAAGAAAACGAAAACAAGGTTATAGCAGTGGCTATGAGTGGAGGAGTAGATTCGTCTACAGTGGCTTACCTTTTAAAAAAACAAGGTTACAAAATTTTTGGTGTAACAATGAAAACTTGTGGAGAAGAGGATAAGGATGCTAAAAGAATATGTGATGATTTAGGTATCGAACACTATCTTTTAGATGTAACAGAGGATTTTGGGAAAGAAGTTATTGACTATTTCGTAGATGAATATAGCTCAGGAAGAACTCCAAATCCGTGTATGGTTTGTAACAGAAAAATAAAATTTGGAAAACTTATCGAGTTTGCAAAAGAGTTAGGAGCAGAAGCACTAGCAACTGGTCACTATGCAAATATCATTGATGGTACATTAGCTATTGGTGATGATATGAATAAAGATCAAGTTTATTTCTTATCGCAAATAAAAAAAGAGAATTTAAAATATATCATTTTTCCTATTGGAAAAATGGAGAAGCCATCTGTTAGAGAATTAGCTAAAGATTTAGGTGTAAGAGTTTATGCAAAAAAAGATTCTCAAGAGATATGTTTTGTTGAAGATGGAAAGTTAAAAGAGTTTTTAATGGAAAAAACTGGTGGAAAAATTGGAAAGCCAGGACAAATTGTTAATCTAAAAGGGAAAGTTTTAGGAAAACACAATGGATTAGCATTCTACACAATAGGACAAAGAAAAGGATTGGGAATAGCATCAGCAAACCCACTTTATGTTATAGAGTTAGACAGAAAAAATAACAGAGTCATTGTTGGAAGTAACGAAGATCTTATGAAGAATACTCTAATTGCAAATCAACTGAACCTATTTTTAGTAGAGGATGTAAAAGAGTTAGATGGAATGGATTGTTTTGTAAAAGCTCGTTCTAGAGATAAATTACATCCATGTAAAGTAAAAGTAGTGGATAAAGATACAATAGAGATTTTATTTACAGAGGATAACGTAAGAGCTGTTACTCCAGGACAAGGAGCAGTTTTATATACTGAGGATGGAAAAGTTATCGCAAGTTCTTTCATAATTAAATAG
- a CDS encoding LysE family translocator: MIFLKGIITGLILSLPFGPVGIYCMEKAMIEGEKKAYVSALGMVTVDIIYGIISFLFISRVESYVIKFETPLKVLISVFLIFVGSKKFFGKPKVKEVEDDNFTLVQDYFETFLLAIFNISSILVIAGIYTLLGILDSPIREMTVLELGTGIGIGGASLWFTTIFLIYHFKKKVTMDILLKLSKLSGLIILIFGIATIIFAFYK, translated from the coding sequence ATGATTTTTTTGAAAGGGATTATAACAGGTTTAATATTATCACTTCCCTTTGGACCAGTTGGCATTTATTGTATGGAAAAGGCCATGATCGAGGGAGAGAAAAAAGCGTATGTATCAGCGCTAGGAATGGTAACTGTAGATATAATCTATGGAATCATATCATTTCTATTTATAAGTAGAGTTGAAAGTTATGTTATTAAATTTGAAACTCCGCTAAAAGTATTGATAAGTGTATTTTTAATCTTCGTAGGAAGTAAAAAGTTTTTTGGAAAACCAAAAGTTAAAGAGGTTGAAGACGACAACTTTACTTTAGTTCAAGATTATTTTGAAACTTTTTTATTAGCAATATTTAATATCTCATCAATTCTTGTAATAGCAGGGATTTACACGTTACTTGGGATATTAGATAGTCCTATTAGAGAGATGACAGTATTAGAGTTAGGAACTGGAATTGGAATTGGAGGAGCATCACTTTGGTTTACAACAATCTTTTTAATATATCATTTTAAAAAGAAAGTAACTATGGATATTCTTTTAAAACTAAGCAAACTTTCAGGGCTTATAATTCTAATCTTTGGAATTGCAACTATTATATTTGCCTTCTACAAATAA
- a CDS encoding deoxynucleoside kinase — MKNVICIEGVVGAGKTTLGELLAKELSIEFFQEPYIDNPFLDKFYSNKERYSLLSQMYFLNKRIEIIEEASKFNGCIMDRSIYGDYLFAKMHLRNGFMTEDEFSLYQSFWEKLISARTNPLLIIYLETSVDNAVRKIHERGRDFELGVEKEYWNSLNEEYSNFFDEYNGSVVLKINIDNMDIRDNEKDRKLFFDIVKAKLKELNL; from the coding sequence ATGAAAAATGTTATCTGTATAGAAGGAGTTGTTGGAGCTGGAAAAACAACTTTAGGAGAGTTATTAGCTAAAGAATTATCTATAGAGTTTTTTCAAGAACCTTATATAGATAACCCTTTTTTAGACAAATTCTATTCAAATAAAGAGAGATACTCTTTATTGAGTCAAATGTACTTTTTAAATAAAAGAATAGAGATTATAGAGGAAGCTTCTAAATTCAATGGTTGTATAATGGATAGAAGTATCTATGGTGATTATTTATTTGCTAAGATGCATTTAAGAAATGGATTTATGACAGAGGATGAATTTTCACTGTATCAATCTTTTTGGGAAAAACTGATATCAGCTAGAACTAATCCTTTATTAATTATTTATTTAGAAACGAGTGTTGACAATGCTGTAAGAAAAATACATGAAAGAGGAAGAGATTTTGAACTTGGAGTGGAAAAGGAATACTGGAACTCTTTAAATGAAGAATATTCTAATTTTTTTGATGAGTATAATGGATCAGTTGTTTTAAAGATAAATATAGATAATATGGATATAAGAGATAATGAAAAGGATAGAAAATTATTTTTTGATATAGTTAAAGCTAAATTAAAAGAACTAAACCTGTAA
- the udk gene encoding uridine kinase, with protein sequence MKNCILIGVAGGSGSGKTTVAHNLVKAFKSEDAVLVEQDAYYKELTNLTLEEKAAVNFDHPNSIEFDLLKEHLTKLVNGESIDRPIYDFTTHSRKEGCVKIHPSKIIIVEGILIFAVPEIRELFDVKIFVDTDADEMILRRIERDMTERGRSFESVKNQYLKTVKPMYLEFCEPSKRYADVIIPRGGENKVAIGMVTSNLKRFLQKGVLG encoded by the coding sequence ATGAAAAATTGCATATTGATCGGAGTAGCTGGAGGAAGTGGAAGCGGAAAAACTACAGTAGCACATAATTTAGTAAAGGCTTTCAAATCAGAAGATGCAGTACTAGTTGAGCAAGATGCTTATTATAAAGAGCTAACTAACTTAACATTAGAAGAAAAAGCAGCTGTTAACTTTGACCATCCAAATTCAATAGAGTTTGATTTATTAAAAGAGCATTTAACAAAGCTTGTAAATGGAGAATCAATAGATAGACCAATATATGATTTTACAACACACTCTAGAAAAGAGGGATGCGTAAAAATTCATCCATCAAAAATAATAATAGTTGAAGGAATTCTTATTTTTGCAGTGCCTGAAATTAGAGAACTTTTCGATGTTAAAATATTCGTAGATACAGATGCAGATGAGATGATTTTAAGAAGAATTGAAAGAGATATGACAGAGAGAGGAAGAAGTTTTGAATCTGTTAAAAATCAATATTTAAAAACTGTAAAACCAATGTATTTAGAGTTTTGTGAGCCAAGCAAGAGATATGCAGATGTTATAATTCCAAGAGGTGGAGAAAACAAAGTTGCTATTGGAATGGTAACAAGTAATTTAAAAAGATTCCTTCAAAAAGGAGTGTTAGGATAA
- the rnmV gene encoding ribonuclease M5 translates to MKKTIKEVIVVEGRDDISAVKAAVDAEIIQTNGFAIRKKGNIEKLRVAYENKGIIVLTDPDFVGEELRKYILKFFPEAKQAYISRREGTKDGDIGVENANPEAIIKALENAKCEVVQNTEAIFTMEILMDHKLSGFTESKELREKLGTELRIGYSNAKQFLSKLNRYGITMDQFLAAIDNIKKTKEN, encoded by the coding sequence ATGAAAAAGACAATTAAAGAAGTTATCGTAGTTGAAGGAAGAGACGATATATCTGCAGTAAAAGCAGCAGTAGATGCTGAGATTATACAAACTAATGGTTTTGCTATTAGAAAAAAAGGAAATATAGAAAAATTAAGAGTTGCTTATGAAAATAAAGGAATAATAGTTTTGACTGATCCAGATTTTGTTGGTGAAGAGTTAAGAAAATATATTTTAAAATTTTTTCCAGAAGCAAAACAAGCTTATATAAGCAGAAGAGAAGGAACTAAAGATGGAGATATTGGTGTCGAAAATGCAAATCCAGAAGCAATTATAAAAGCTTTAGAAAATGCAAAATGCGAAGTAGTACAAAATACAGAAGCTATATTTACTATGGAGATTTTAATGGACCATAAACTTTCAGGATTTACTGAGTCTAAGGAGTTAAGAGAAAAGCTTGGAACAGAGTTAAGAATAGGATATTCTAATGCAAAGCAGTTTCTATCTAAATTAAATAGATATGGAATAACTATGGATCAATTTTTAGCAGCAATAGATAATATAAAAAAAACCAAGGAAAATTAA
- the guaA gene encoding glutamine-hydrolyzing GMP synthase gives MEVFMKKNSIIILDFGSQYNQLIARRVREMGVYAEVVPYFEPLEDILAREPKGIILSGGPASVYLDGSPTIEKALYEQGIPVLGICYGMQLTSQLLGGTVERADKQEFGKAELIIDELESPLFKDVPNLNQVWMSHGDHVTVLPEGFKQIAHTDSCIAASANVEKNIYCIQYHAEVTHSEYGAKMLENFVFGVAKCEKNWSMGNYIEETVKSIKETVGDKKVLLGLSGGVDSSVAAALIHKAIGDQLICIFVDTGLLRKDEAKNVMEIYGENFHMNIKCVDAEERFLSKLAGVSDPEAKRKIIGKEFVEVFNDEASKLTDVKFLAQGTIYPDVIESQSVKGPSATIKSHHNVGGLPEDMQFELLEPLRELFKDEVRAVGRELGIPAHMVDRHPFPGPGLGIRILGEVDKEKADILREADDIFIKELRAADLYKEVSQAFVVLLPVKSVGVMGDERTYEYTAVLRSANTIDFMTATWSRLPYEFLDKVSNRIINEVKGINRLTYDISSKPPATIEWE, from the coding sequence TTGGAGGTTTTTATGAAGAAAAATAGCATCATTATTCTTGACTTTGGTTCTCAGTATAACCAGTTAATAGCAAGAAGAGTAAGAGAAATGGGAGTTTACGCTGAGGTTGTTCCTTATTTCGAACCGTTAGAAGATATTTTAGCTAGAGAGCCTAAAGGTATTATCCTTTCTGGTGGACCTGCTTCAGTTTATTTAGATGGATCACCAACAATTGAAAAGGCATTATATGAGCAAGGAATTCCAGTTTTAGGAATCTGCTACGGAATGCAATTAACTTCTCAATTATTAGGTGGAACTGTTGAAAGAGCTGATAAGCAAGAGTTTGGAAAAGCTGAGCTTATTATTGACGAATTAGAAAGTCCATTATTCAAAGATGTTCCTAACTTAAACCAAGTTTGGATGAGTCATGGAGACCACGTAACAGTATTACCAGAAGGATTTAAGCAAATCGCTCACACAGATTCTTGTATAGCTGCTTCTGCTAATGTTGAAAAAAATATCTACTGTATCCAATACCACGCTGAGGTTACTCACTCTGAGTATGGAGCAAAGATGTTAGAGAACTTCGTATTCGGAGTTGCTAAATGTGAAAAGAACTGGTCAATGGGTAACTACATTGAAGAAACAGTTAAATCTATAAAAGAAACTGTAGGAGATAAGAAAGTTTTACTTGGACTTTCTGGAGGAGTTGACTCTTCTGTTGCTGCTGCATTAATACACAAAGCTATTGGAGATCAATTAATCTGTATTTTCGTTGATACAGGACTTCTTAGAAAAGACGAAGCTAAAAACGTAATGGAAATCTACGGAGAGAACTTCCACATGAATATTAAATGTGTTGATGCTGAAGAGAGATTCCTAAGCAAATTAGCTGGAGTATCTGATCCTGAAGCTAAGAGAAAAATAATCGGAAAAGAGTTCGTTGAAGTATTCAATGATGAGGCATCTAAATTAACTGATGTTAAATTCCTTGCTCAAGGAACAATCTATCCAGACGTAATAGAGTCTCAATCTGTAAAAGGGCCTTCTGCTACAATTAAATCTCACCACAACGTTGGAGGACTTCCTGAGGATATGCAATTTGAATTGTTAGAACCTTTAAGAGAGTTATTCAAAGATGAGGTTAGAGCTGTTGGAAGAGAGTTAGGAATTCCTGCTCACATGGTTGACAGACACCCATTCCCAGGTCCAGGACTTGGAATCAGAATCTTAGGAGAAGTTGATAAAGAGAAAGCTGATATTTTAAGAGAAGCTGACGATATCTTTATTAAAGAGTTAAGAGCTGCTGATTTATATAAAGAGGTTAGCCAAGCTTTCGTTGTACTTTTACCTGTTAAATCAGTTGGAGTTATGGGAGACGAAAGAACTTATGAGTACACTGCTGTTTTAAGATCAGCTAACACTATTGACTTTATGACTGCTACATGGTCTAGATTACCATATGAGTTCTTAGATAAAGTTTCTAATAGAATCATAAATGAGGTTAAGGGAATCAACAGATTAACTTACGATATCTCATCTAAGCCACCTGCTACAATAGAATGGGAGTAG
- a CDS encoding transcriptional regulator, which translates to MSTMITVEEVAKLCNVGNGKAYQIIREVNKEMKEKGYLIIRGRVNKLYLLERFGIEKGD; encoded by the coding sequence ATGTCTACTATGATAACGGTTGAAGAAGTTGCTAAACTTTGCAATGTTGGAAATGGTAAAGCTTATCAAATAATTAGAGAAGTTAATAAGGAAATGAAAGAAAAAGGCTATCTAATAATTAGAGGTAGAGTTAATAAACTTTATTTGTTAGAGAGATTTGGAATAGAGAAAGGAGATTAA
- a CDS encoding site-specific integrase: protein MPATKDKNGTWVSRFYYVDYQGNRLRTFKRGFKTKRDALEYEREFLSKYKFEVTMTFKSLYELYIDDLSHRLREHTIINKKYIIEMKILPFFKNMKLNDITPVIVRKWQNELLKAINPSSGNPYSQTYIKTIHNQLTAIFNYAIKFHSLQENPCHKAGSIGKKHAEEMNIWTPEEFKLFIETLKDHPAAYVGFNILFWCGLRVGELLALEIKDIDFENETLNINKSYQRLNKEDVITEPKTPKSKRIIEMPSQLIPVLKDYLKTLYKPKPSTRLIPHTKYIFEHAMKKYSEIAGVKKIRIHDLRHSHASLLIHLGVNPLTIARRLGHEKVETTLNTYSHLFPNSNKEMMELLKRI, encoded by the coding sequence ATGCCTGCAACTAAGGATAAGAACGGGACTTGGGTGTCCCGTTTCTATTATGTAGATTATCAAGGAAATAGATTAAGAACTTTTAAGAGAGGTTTTAAAACTAAAAGGGATGCTCTTGAATATGAAAGAGAGTTTTTATCTAAGTATAAATTTGAAGTTACTATGACATTTAAAAGCCTATATGAACTTTATATAGATGATTTAAGTCATAGATTAAGAGAACATACTATCATAAACAAAAAATATATAATTGAAATGAAAATTCTACCATTTTTTAAAAATATGAAACTTAATGATATTACTCCAGTTATAGTTAGAAAATGGCAAAACGAACTTTTAAAAGCTATAAACCCAAGCAGTGGAAATCCATATAGTCAAACCTATATTAAAACTATTCACAATCAACTTACAGCTATTTTTAACTATGCTATTAAGTTTCATTCATTACAAGAAAACCCTTGCCATAAAGCTGGAAGTATTGGAAAGAAACATGCTGAGGAAATGAATATCTGGACTCCAGAAGAATTTAAATTATTTATTGAAACTCTTAAGGATCACCCCGCTGCTTATGTAGGATTTAATATTTTGTTCTGGTGTGGTCTTAGAGTTGGAGAGCTCCTAGCTCTTGAAATAAAAGATATTGATTTTGAAAATGAAACTTTAAATATTAATAAGTCTTATCAGAGATTAAATAAAGAGGATGTAATTACTGAGCCTAAGACTCCTAAGAGTAAAAGAATCATCGAAATGCCTTCTCAGTTAATTCCTGTACTAAAGGATTATCTCAAGACACTTTATAAACCAAAACCTAGTACAAGATTGATTCCTCATACTAAATATATTTTTGAACATGCTATGAAAAAATATTCAGAAATTGCTGGAGTAAAAAAAATAAGGATACATGATCTTAGACATTCACATGCATCCTTACTTATTCATTTAGGTGTTAATCCTCTTACTATTGCTAGAAGATTGGGGCACGAAAAGGTTGAAACAACCTTAAATACTTACTCTCATCTATTTCCTAATAGCAATAAGGAGATGATGGAGCTGCTGAAAAGGATATAA
- a CDS encoding 3'-5' exonuclease: protein MKLLFIDTETGGINEKENSLLSVALICWNDKLVVDRLEFFIKEESYNVTEKAMEINQLNLEVVKKAGIKKEEAVKKINDFIIKNFKEEKAVICGHNVNFDIRFIKELYNKVGKNYEEFISYRSLDTASIFRFLTIAGKFKNEQINSLDDAIKYFNISFENRHTAMGDIEKTVEIFNKLIEIV, encoded by the coding sequence ATGAAATTATTATTTATTGATACAGAAACAGGCGGAATTAACGAAAAAGAAAATAGTTTATTAAGTGTAGCATTGATTTGTTGGAACGATAAATTAGTGGTAGACAGATTAGAATTTTTCATAAAAGAAGAAAGCTATAATGTGACAGAAAAAGCTATGGAAATTAATCAATTAAATTTAGAAGTAGTAAAAAAAGCTGGAATAAAAAAAGAAGAAGCAGTAAAAAAAATTAATGACTTTATTATTAAAAATTTTAAAGAAGAAAAAGCCGTTATTTGTGGACACAATGTTAACTTTGATATTAGATTTATAAAAGAGTTATATAATAAAGTTGGAAAAAATTATGAAGAATTTATTTCTTATAGATCGTTAGATACGGCAAGTATTTTCAGATTTTTAACTATAGCAGGAAAATTTAAAAATGAACAAATTAATTCATTGGATGATGCTATTAAATATTTTAATATTTCTTTTGAAAATAGACATACAGCAATGGGAGATATTGAAAAAACAGTAGAAATTTTTAACAAATTGATTGAAATAGTTTAA